TCTGGCGGTTGAAGGGGTAGACGCCGGCGGTAACGTAGGCCCAAGGGCGTATCTTCTTAACGGGACCTCTGCGTCGGCCATGCCGCAGGAGACGGTCGGCCCCGCAGGACTTTCGGGGGAGACTGGGGGATGTGCGCTTGTGCGGACTAGGGGCGAGAGCCGATGGACGATGGACGAGGGACGATGGATGATGGGAGCGGTGATCATTCTGGGCCTTCTTGTCATTGCGAGCATCCGAAGGAGGCGTGGCAATCTCCAGAAAACAGGTGGTTACAGGAGATTGCTTCGTTTCACTCGCAATGACGTATTGTTGATTATTATGTTTTTTTTATCGTTTGGTATGCCTCTGTCTCATGCCGATGATAAAGCGGAAGATTCTCCAAAACCGGTCTGGTGGTCGATGGAGCTAAAGGTGGGCTTCTGGATGCCGACCGGCTCGACCACCAAAAAGTTCTTTAACAAGTGCTGCAACATTGTAACTACGGTCGAAGGCGGGCTTTTATACAAGGGGCGCTACGGCGCCGAGATCGGCGTCGGCGTCATGAGCAAGGACAGGCCCGCGCTCGGTGCCATTACAGGCGAGCCTTCGGGCGACACCTTCAATATGTTCCTGCTTCCGATGGAGACGAACGCCGTCTGGAGGATAGACTACGCCGAAAAACAGTGGGTCGTTCCTTACACAAAGTTCGGGTTCGATTATGTATATTACAGGGAAGGGGACAGAGGTAAGACGATAAACGGGCTCAAGACCGGACTGCACGGGATAGGCGGCGTTCAGATATATCTTCCGTTCGTTGACGGCGACAGCGACGCCATCAAGAAGATGTTCTTTACGATGGAGGCGCGTTACGGCTGGGTGAACAGTTTTGGCAAGAAGGGGCTGGACCTTTCCGGCATGACCTACAGCGCCGGCCTCCTCTTCGAATTCTGACCTTTTGGGGTCAGGCTTGACTTCTTGACTTTAGACTTTACATCGTAGATCTTTAACTATAAGCGGTAGCCGTTATGCCAAGAAAACCCAGGATCGAGTTTCCCGGTGCGCTGTATCATGTTTACAGCAGGGGTAACCAAAAGCAGAAGATATTTCTGGATGAATCCGATTTCAGCCTCTTCATTAAAAGGCTGGCCGAATATAAAAAAGAATACGGTTTTATGATTTATGCATATGTTCTGATGGATAATCATTTTCATCTTTTAATAGAGACGCGCGATATCGGCCTTTCAAAAATAATGCAGGGCCTGATCCAAAGTTATACTCAGTATTTTAATCTGAAATATAAAAAGGTCGGACATCTTTTTCAGGGCAGATACAAGGCGATATTATGCCAAAAGGATGAATATCTTTTAGAGCTGATCAGGTATTTGCATCTTAATCCCGTGCGGGCCGGTCTTGCGGAAAGTCCGGACGAATATCAATGGAGCGGTCACGCTGATTATTTAGTCGGAGCCGCCGGTTTTGTTGACATTGGGCCGGCGCTTGCAATTTTTGCCTCTAACCGAAAGATCGCGTTGGAGAAATATAAGAGATTTATCGCCGATGGGGCTGATATGTCTCAAAATGACAGGTTCTACGCTGTTGTCGACCAAAGATTTCTGGGTAGCGAAGAATTTGTAAAGGAGATCGGCACAATGCCCGCTGCTGATCCGGTCGATCCTAAAGAAATGGCCTGTGATTTTTGCAACGTCTGGAAAGTCGTGGAAAGACTATTTAACGTCACCAAGGCCGAGCTTTTAGGAAGCGGCCGGGCTGAAGAAATTGTATCGGCTAGGGCGGTCTTTGCAATTCTATGTGCGGATCTGGGAAAAAAGAATAAGGAGATAGCCCTGGAACTAAGACGGGATCCCGCCATGATCACAAGGCTGGTTAAAATGGGCAGGACTTCATTAAAGAAGAAGGCGGAGAAGGCGGCAGATTTGCTAAAGTCAAGAAGTCAAGCCTGACCCCAAATGAGAAACATCAAGCTAATAATTGAATATGACGGCTCGCGCTTTTCCGGCTGGCAGGTGCAGTTGCGCGTGCGTACCGTGCAGGAGCTCATCCAAAATGCGCTTAGAAAGATGGCCGGCGAGAAGGTGATGCTTCAGGGGGCGAGCCGCACCGACGCAGGAGTCCACGCGTTCGCGCAGGTCGGGAATTTCAGGACCGCCTCAAAGATCACCTGTCAAAGTTTTATGGACGGGCTCAATTCGCTGCTGCCGGACGATATTTCCATAAAAGATGCCTGCGAGGTCGCGCCGGATTTTCATGCAAAGAGAGATTCCAAGGGGAAGCATTACAGATATTTGATAATGACGGGCGCGGCGAGGCCGGCGATCATGAGGAATAGAGCATGGTTCATAAAAGGGGCAAAGCTCGATGCAACGACCATGCAAACAACGGCGCAGGCGCTCGTCGGCGAGCACGATTTCAGCGCCT
The window above is part of the Deltaproteobacteria bacterium CG11_big_fil_rev_8_21_14_0_20_49_13 genome. Proteins encoded here:
- a CDS encoding tRNA pseudouridine(38-40) synthase TruA, which encodes MRNIKLIIEYDGSRFSGWQVQLRVRTVQELIQNALRKMAGEKVMLQGASRTDAGVHAFAQVGNFRTASKITCQSFMDGLNSLLPDDISIKDACEVAPDFHAKRDSKGKHYRYLIMTGAARPAIMRNRAWFIKGAKLDATTMQTTAQALVGEHDFSAFCASGDTNKGRVRTIESIKVHVIASPKGARQSPTFLAGGCFATLAMTSEIIAIDIIGNGFLKYMVRNIVGTLVGFCQSQEVKPDPKRILESRDRKKAGVTAPACGLYLVEVFY